In the genome of Myroides phaeus, one region contains:
- a CDS encoding porin: MKKKYLLGAMLISTMMLHAQETPKNGETLKSVETLKVEEAPKADETLFDVILPTQKVEKEEKPNNINVFLDSKFENKTIINSKEPNESGFQIAQARVYLEGNYKNKLRYYLRYRLNESVAKNALELAYFDYDINDKWTVTVGKQFTAWGSWDLLYNASEYYMFSNEFSSLELFSLGAAATYKTAGQAFKLQVISQGEQFTAENYRNKAYAGLFLWEGTLFNDHFKTRYGYEIFQHDSKRYYSWVTLGNQVNFDKVVLELDWMYGFHNLADKELTPFSADTKVAYVKDNATVFSAKYHFKKFTPYVKAMYNYREDLDNNVAYSLTGISTALEYYPFEKAPFKTIRLYAAYNYLNYNYQKHEVRPSDKHEHQIAVGMRWNVPFF, encoded by the coding sequence ATGAAGAAAAAGTACTTATTAGGTGCAATGTTAATTAGCACTATGATGCTGCATGCACAAGAAACTCCTAAAAATGGAGAAACGCTAAAAAGCGTTGAAACGTTAAAAGTGGAAGAAGCTCCAAAAGCAGATGAAACACTTTTTGATGTGATTTTACCAACTCAAAAGGTAGAAAAAGAAGAAAAACCAAACAACATCAATGTGTTTTTGGACTCTAAATTTGAAAACAAAACAATTATCAACAGTAAAGAACCGAATGAGAGTGGTTTCCAAATTGCTCAAGCAAGGGTTTACTTAGAGGGTAACTACAAAAACAAGTTGAGATATTATTTGCGTTATAGACTAAACGAGTCTGTGGCTAAAAATGCGTTGGAATTAGCGTATTTTGATTATGATATCAATGATAAATGGACAGTTACTGTAGGTAAGCAATTCACAGCATGGGGGTCTTGGGATTTGTTATACAATGCGTCTGAATATTATATGTTTAGTAATGAGTTTAGCTCTTTAGAGTTATTCAGCTTAGGGGCAGCTGCAACATATAAAACAGCGGGACAAGCATTCAAATTACAAGTTATTTCTCAAGGGGAGCAGTTTACTGCTGAGAACTATAGAAACAAAGCTTATGCAGGACTATTCTTATGGGAAGGTACTTTGTTTAATGACCACTTCAAAACGAGATATGGTTATGAGATTTTTCAACACGATTCTAAAAGATATTATAGCTGGGTAACTTTAGGTAACCAAGTTAATTTTGACAAAGTTGTTTTAGAATTAGACTGGATGTACGGTTTCCATAATTTAGCTGATAAGGAATTAACACCGTTTAGTGCTGATACAAAGGTTGCTTATGTAAAAGACAATGCAACTGTATTCTCTGCTAAATATCACTTCAAAAAGTTTACTCCTTATGTGAAGGCAATGTATAACTATCGCGAGGATTTAGACAACAATGTTGCTTATTCTTTAACAGGTATTTCTACTGCTTTGGAATACTACCCATTTGAGAAAGCTCCGTTTAAAACAATCCGTTTATACGCAGCTTACAACTACTTAAACTACAATTACCAAAAACACGAAGTTCGTCCATCTGACAAACATGAGCACCAAATTGCAGTAGGTATGCGTTGGAATGTTCCGTTCTTTTAG
- a CDS encoding efflux RND transporter permease subunit: protein MLNKIIKYFVNNRLITLLLLCVVIIWGLVTAPFNWHQNILPSNPVPVDAIPDLGENQQIVATEWMGRSPKDIQEQITYPLTTSLLGVPGVKTVRSSSMFGMSFIYIIFDEDVEFYWSRSRILEKLNSLPAGTLPEGVIPTLGPDATALGQVFWYTLEGRNPQTGEPTGGWDPDELRTVQDFYAKYSLAAASGVSEVASIGGYIKEYQVEVNPDAMRAYNVSVMDVMTAIQKSNLDIGAETIEINKAEYLVRGLGYIKNVSDLENAVVTVRNNVPVKVKDVAFVNLGPATRRGGLDKEGIEAVGGVVVARYGANPMEVITNVKAKIKEMEAGLPQKTLADGTVSKVTVVPFYDRSGLIKETIGTLESALAHEILICIIVVIVLVINLRASIIISSILPIGVLATFIIMKYMGIDANIVALSGIAIAIGVMVDVGVVFVESIIRHIEEERKQGIESKGQAFVNLITNAVSEVSGALSTAMLTTIISFLPVFAMEAQEGKLFKPLAYTKTFALTSAFLLGIVVLPTLAYYIYSIRLDSKKLRKYANYALVLLGFALVIFTGELPAIALSLVGLNNLFTPKWKGEQIANYVNVAIALIVALYYLTVEWLPLGTQQSTGLNFAFVFFAIGLILGALWLLVIYYENILRWALDNRWKFMSIPIITVLFGVLVWLGFDKTFGVIANGFEAVGWKNIRQTAMWQKPSERFPGIGEEFMPSLNEGSYLLMPTSMPHTGIEQNLQFIETLDKRITNIPEVEIAVGKWGRVNSALDPAPAQMFENTINYRPEYMLNEQGHRERFKVNRKGEFELINGDTYTPDNGFRLIPKDSLLVDEGGKYFRQWRPHIKKADDIWQEIVNVSHLPGLTSAPKLQPIEARLVMLSTGMRAPMGLKVSGPDLESIETGGKALETALKDIPSIMPSTVFYDRAVGAPYIEIHLNRNNMARYGITVADLQEVIGAAVGGMTLTTTVEGRERFPVRLRYPRELRDNPEALGKLIIPTATGVQIPLKEVADIEYAKGAQMIQSENTFLLGYVIFDKIAGKAEVDVVREADKLLQDKIASGELTLPKGVTYKFAGNYEQQERASQRLMIVVPLSLLAILLILYFQFRTITASLIHFSGVFVAFAGGFILLWLYGQPWFMNFSIGDMNMRDLFQMHSINLSIAVWVGFIALFGLATNDGVLMGTYIHDTFVDRDPKTKEDIREAVIYAGLKRVRPAVMTTATALIALLPVMTSTGKGAEIMLPMAIPTFGGMFIQSMTMFVVPVFQCMWREWAIKKEQKPTENTVNDEA from the coding sequence ATGCTTAATAAAATCATTAAGTACTTTGTAAACAATAGACTAATCACCTTATTGCTACTTTGTGTAGTTATTATTTGGGGATTAGTAACCGCACCCTTTAATTGGCATCAAAATATTTTGCCAAGTAATCCCGTGCCTGTAGATGCTATTCCTGACCTTGGTGAAAACCAACAGATCGTTGCTACAGAATGGATGGGGCGCTCTCCTAAAGATATACAAGAGCAAATTACATATCCTCTTACCACATCTCTTTTAGGAGTACCAGGAGTAAAAACTGTGCGTAGTAGTTCTATGTTTGGAATGTCATTTATCTACATCATTTTTGATGAGGATGTTGAATTCTACTGGAGCCGCTCACGCATTTTAGAAAAACTAAACTCTCTACCAGCAGGAACATTACCTGAAGGTGTAATTCCTACCTTAGGACCTGATGCTACCGCATTGGGACAAGTATTTTGGTACACATTAGAGGGGCGCAATCCACAAACAGGAGAACCTACGGGTGGTTGGGACCCTGATGAGTTGCGCACTGTACAGGACTTTTATGCTAAATATAGTTTAGCAGCGGCATCTGGTGTGTCTGAAGTTGCCTCTATTGGAGGGTATATCAAAGAATATCAAGTTGAAGTTAATCCAGATGCAATGCGTGCTTATAACGTATCTGTCATGGATGTTATGACTGCTATTCAAAAGAGCAACTTAGACATAGGTGCAGAAACTATTGAGATCAACAAAGCGGAGTATCTTGTACGTGGATTAGGGTATATCAAGAACGTAAGCGATCTTGAAAATGCCGTAGTAACGGTGAGAAATAACGTTCCTGTAAAAGTTAAAGATGTAGCCTTTGTAAACCTTGGTCCTGCTACCCGTCGTGGTGGACTGGACAAAGAGGGTATTGAGGCTGTTGGAGGGGTTGTAGTGGCTCGATATGGTGCTAACCCAATGGAGGTAATCACCAATGTAAAGGCAAAAATCAAAGAGATGGAGGCTGGATTACCACAGAAAACATTAGCTGATGGTACGGTATCCAAAGTAACTGTAGTGCCTTTTTACGACCGTTCTGGCTTAATCAAAGAAACAATAGGCACCTTAGAAAGTGCGTTAGCACACGAGATACTAATCTGTATTATTGTTGTTATCGTATTGGTTATCAACCTACGTGCTTCTATCATTATATCCAGTATTCTTCCTATTGGTGTATTAGCAACCTTCATCATTATGAAATATATGGGGATTGACGCAAATATCGTTGCCCTATCGGGTATTGCGATTGCTATTGGAGTTATGGTTGATGTGGGAGTCGTCTTTGTAGAAAGTATTATTCGACATATAGAAGAAGAACGAAAACAAGGCATTGAAAGCAAGGGACAAGCATTTGTAAACTTGATTACGAATGCGGTGTCTGAAGTATCAGGAGCTTTATCAACTGCTATGCTTACAACAATCATCAGTTTCCTTCCCGTTTTTGCTATGGAGGCACAAGAAGGTAAACTGTTTAAACCATTGGCGTATACTAAAACCTTTGCTTTAACCTCAGCTTTCTTATTGGGAATTGTGGTACTACCTACCCTTGCATACTATATCTATTCTATTCGTTTAGACAGTAAAAAGCTGCGCAAATATGCCAATTACGCTTTAGTTTTATTGGGATTTGCTTTAGTAATATTCACAGGTGAATTGCCTGCAATCGCCTTGTCTTTAGTGGGACTAAACAACCTATTTACTCCGAAGTGGAAAGGAGAACAAATCGCTAATTACGTCAATGTAGCTATTGCCTTAATTGTAGCGCTATACTACTTAACCGTAGAATGGTTGCCTTTAGGTACACAACAAAGCACTGGTCTTAACTTCGCCTTTGTGTTTTTTGCAATTGGACTTATTTTAGGGGCTTTATGGTTATTAGTTATCTACTATGAAAACATCTTAAGATGGGCATTAGACAACCGTTGGAAGTTTATGAGTATTCCAATTATCACCGTGTTATTCGGAGTTTTAGTATGGCTTGGGTTTGACAAGACGTTTGGAGTAATTGCTAACGGTTTTGAAGCCGTAGGTTGGAAGAATATCCGCCAAACAGCAATGTGGCAAAAACCAAGTGAGCGATTTCCTGGTATTGGTGAGGAGTTTATGCCAAGCTTGAACGAGGGGTCGTATTTACTTATGCCAACGAGTATGCCTCACACGGGAATTGAGCAAAACTTGCAATTCATCGAGACATTAGATAAGCGTATTACTAATATTCCTGAAGTAGAAATAGCAGTAGGTAAATGGGGACGTGTAAACTCTGCCCTTGACCCTGCTCCTGCTCAGATGTTTGAGAATACAATCAACTATAGACCAGAATATATGCTCAATGAACAAGGGCATAGAGAGCGTTTTAAAGTCAATAGAAAAGGAGAGTTTGAACTTATCAATGGTGATACTTATACTCCTGATAACGGATTTAGATTGATTCCAAAAGATAGTTTACTTGTAGATGAAGGAGGTAAGTATTTCCGTCAATGGCGTCCTCATATCAAGAAAGCAGATGATATCTGGCAAGAAATTGTGAATGTATCACACTTACCAGGGCTAACATCCGCTCCGAAATTACAACCTATTGAAGCCCGTTTAGTGATGCTGTCAACAGGTATGCGTGCTCCAATGGGACTAAAGGTTTCAGGACCCGATTTAGAGTCTATTGAAACGGGGGGTAAAGCATTGGAAACGGCTTTAAAAGACATTCCTTCTATTATGCCATCAACGGTATTTTACGACCGTGCAGTGGGTGCTCCGTACATCGAGATTCACCTGAATAGAAACAATATGGCGAGATACGGAATTACCGTTGCCGACTTACAAGAAGTAATTGGTGCTGCTGTGGGTGGAATGACCTTGACTACAACTGTTGAAGGTCGTGAGCGTTTCCCTGTTAGACTACGCTATCCTCGTGAATTGAGAGATAACCCAGAAGCATTAGGAAAACTAATTATTCCAACTGCAACTGGCGTTCAGATTCCACTAAAAGAGGTTGCAGACATTGAATACGCCAAAGGTGCTCAAATGATTCAGAGTGAAAACACCTTCTTGTTAGGCTACGTGATTTTTGACAAAATAGCTGGTAAAGCAGAAGTTGATGTTGTCCGTGAGGCAGATAAACTGTTACAAGACAAAATAGCATCAGGCGAGTTAACCTTGCCGAAAGGAGTTACTTACAAATTTGCAGGTAATTACGAGCAACAAGAACGTGCCTCACAACGCTTAATGATTGTTGTTCCTCTTAGTTTATTGGCTATTTTATTGATTCTATACTTTCAATTTAGAACAATCACTGCTTCGTTAATTCACTTCTCAGGAGTGTTTGTAGCCTTTGCAGGAGGATTTATCTTATTGTGGTTGTATGGTCAACCTTGGTTTATGAACTTCTCCATCGGAGATATGAATATGCGCGACTTATTTCAAATGCACAGCATCAACCTGAGTATTGCCGTATGGGTAGGGTTCATCGCCTTATTTGGTTTAGCGACCAACGATGGGGTGTTAATGGGAACGTATATTCACGACACCTTTGTGGACAGAGACCCGAAAACGAAAGAAGATATTAGAGAAGCTGTAATATATGCTGGATTAAAACGTGTACGCCCAGCTGTAATGACAACAGCTACTGCATTAATCGCCTTACTTCCTGTGATGACCTCAACAGGAAAAGGAGCAGAAATTATGTTGCCAATGGCTATTCCGACTTTCGGGGGAATGTTTATTCAATCTATGACCATGTTTGTAGTCCCTGTATTCCAATGTATGTGGAGAGAATGGGCGATTAAAAAAGAACAGAAACCAACTGAAAACACCGTAAACGATGAAGCGTAA
- a CDS encoding TolC family protein, with protein MKRKSYLYIATTLLMFSTTAPTVAQEQPKDSLAHYIKVAIEHNPLVKSQQLAYEATLQKVPQAGAFADPELSMGFYTKPMDIVGGRQIGDITVMQMLPWFGTRKSARNEASHMAQMQYQEYKEAKENLALQVNTQWYILQKQQQQLANAEDNKKLLEQLEQLSLKKFSSPTSSAKAPTPVVNRPAPTTTNSSANRMSSMGMGASNTASSTPTMAVSSGMSEMGNSQASGMSDVLRIRLEIIEVENTIETLQSQIKVEKAKFNVLLNREATAEVVVAKHIEKTPFMLTEDDVMAMIETNNPMLGMLTEQGLAYQAKAEMDKKMSYPMIGVGLQYMIIGKTNDAMLGMGDMNGKDMVMPMLTVSLPIFRKKYNAQQEESKLWWKSSEQNYNNTLNTLKAAYYDYKSQLEDTERIVKLYDKQSTLAETTFNLIVKEFVAGKNDLTNVIQVQRQLLDYQLKKAEAIANYNTMVASINKLIAITDTENNG; from the coding sequence ATGAAGCGTAAATCTTATTTATATATAGCAACTACCCTATTGATGTTCTCTACAACAGCACCAACAGTAGCACAAGAGCAACCAAAGGATTCCTTAGCCCACTATATAAAAGTAGCTATTGAACACAATCCATTAGTAAAATCACAACAATTGGCTTACGAGGCTACCTTACAAAAGGTACCCCAAGCCGGTGCGTTTGCCGACCCTGAACTGTCTATGGGGTTTTATACCAAACCAATGGATATAGTTGGTGGTCGTCAAATTGGAGATATTACAGTAATGCAGATGTTGCCTTGGTTTGGCACACGTAAAAGTGCGCGTAACGAGGCAAGCCACATGGCACAAATGCAATACCAAGAATACAAAGAGGCAAAGGAGAACCTGGCCTTACAAGTAAACACACAATGGTATATATTGCAAAAACAACAACAGCAATTAGCCAATGCAGAAGACAATAAAAAGTTATTGGAACAATTAGAACAACTATCTTTAAAGAAGTTTTCTTCTCCTACAAGTTCGGCTAAAGCACCTACTCCTGTTGTCAATAGACCTGCACCAACTACGACCAACTCATCAGCTAATAGAATGAGTAGTATGGGAATGGGAGCATCAAATACAGCTTCTTCTACTCCTACTATGGCAGTAAGCAGCGGTATGAGTGAAATGGGAAATAGTCAAGCATCCGGAATGTCTGATGTATTGCGTATTCGCCTTGAAATTATTGAAGTTGAAAATACCATTGAAACTTTACAATCTCAGATAAAAGTAGAAAAAGCAAAGTTTAATGTACTCTTAAATAGAGAAGCAACTGCTGAGGTAGTCGTTGCTAAACACATTGAAAAAACACCATTTATGCTGACAGAAGATGATGTGATGGCTATGATTGAAACCAACAACCCAATGTTAGGTATGCTTACGGAACAAGGATTAGCGTATCAAGCAAAAGCAGAAATGGACAAAAAGATGAGTTACCCTATGATTGGCGTAGGTTTACAATATATGATTATTGGTAAAACGAACGATGCTATGTTAGGTATGGGAGATATGAACGGAAAAGACATGGTTATGCCCATGCTAACGGTCTCGCTACCTATTTTCCGCAAAAAATACAATGCCCAACAAGAAGAAAGTAAACTGTGGTGGAAGTCAAGTGAGCAAAATTACAACAATACACTAAACACCCTAAAAGCAGCCTATTACGATTATAAAAGTCAGCTTGAAGATACTGAACGCATCGTAAAACTGTATGACAAGCAAAGTACATTAGCTGAAACAACGTTTAACTTGATTGTTAAAGAATTTGTAGCTGGTAAAAATGACCTAACCAACGTAATTCAAGTACAGCGACAATTATTAGATTACCAATTAAAAAAAGCAGAAGCTATTGCCAATTACAATACGATGGTAGCCTCTATCAATAAATTAATTGCAATTACAGATACAGAAAACAATGGATAA
- a CDS encoding multidrug effflux MFS transporter — MKNLTRTQLVVVIILSLLSALEPFSIDLYLPGFLKIAETFKTDMKSVQMSISTFLGGFAAGQLFWGIISDKYGRKMPTIISLVIFILATVACIYSQTIEQFLIARFFQAFAGCAGVVIARAVVNEYFDTDRSMQIFSLLAIIAGIAPIIGPVFGNFLIRHFEWQSAFVTLFIIGMICLLAVIFFMPETMVKTEKKATNIMADFKEIMQNNVFVKYTLIGSLTYSILMIYLANAPSIIMDYGGLSSSMFSTIFAFNAIGLVAGAWLANSVLARWWTVEQIVKYTIFFGIVVSAIFLVLCIMQMPIVELLIPLFFIVLTLGVLFPTTTKLALAPFTTNSGSASALLGSLQLLLTFIISAITNLIPIDIMVLTGYALLGCHLLYLLCYLKKEHPVKA, encoded by the coding sequence ATGAAGAATTTAACAAGAACTCAACTTGTGGTGGTTATTATACTATCACTTCTTTCTGCGTTAGAGCCATTCAGTATCGACTTATACTTACCTGGTTTTCTAAAAATTGCAGAAACATTTAAGACTGATATGAAATCAGTACAAATGTCTATTTCTACCTTCTTAGGAGGTTTTGCTGCGGGACAGCTATTTTGGGGAATTATCTCTGATAAGTATGGTCGTAAGATGCCGACTATTATTTCCCTTGTGATTTTTATCCTTGCCACAGTTGCTTGTATTTATTCACAAACGATAGAGCAATTCCTTATTGCCCGTTTCTTTCAAGCATTCGCTGGATGTGCAGGTGTTGTAATTGCAAGAGCAGTTGTTAATGAGTACTTTGACACAGATAGAAGTATGCAAATCTTCTCATTATTAGCAATTATTGCTGGTATTGCACCTATCATAGGCCCTGTGTTTGGTAACTTCCTTATTCGTCATTTTGAATGGCAATCAGCTTTTGTTACCTTATTCATCATTGGTATGATATGTTTACTTGCTGTTATTTTCTTTATGCCAGAAACGATGGTTAAAACAGAAAAGAAAGCTACAAATATTATGGCTGACTTTAAAGAGATTATGCAAAATAACGTATTCGTTAAATACACATTAATCGGTAGTTTAACTTACAGTATTTTGATGATATACTTAGCTAATGCCCCTTCTATTATCATGGATTACGGTGGATTATCATCAAGTATGTTCAGTACAATTTTCGCATTTAACGCCATTGGTTTAGTAGCTGGTGCGTGGTTAGCAAACTCTGTATTAGCAAGATGGTGGACTGTTGAGCAAATTGTAAAATATACTATTTTCTTTGGGATTGTAGTAAGTGCTATATTCTTAGTCTTGTGTATTATGCAAATGCCAATTGTAGAGTTATTAATTCCATTGTTCTTCATTGTATTAACATTAGGAGTGTTATTCCCTACTACAACTAAATTAGCTTTAGCACCATTCACTACGAATAGTGGTTCTGCCTCTGCTCTTTTAGGTTCATTACAATTATTGCTTACATTTATTATATCAGCAATTACCAATTTAATTCCAATTGATATTATGGTATTAACTGGTTATGCCTTATTAGGTTGTCACCTTTTATACTTGTTATGTTACTTGAAAAAGGAACATCCAGTAAAAGCATAA
- a CDS encoding efflux RND transporter periplasmic adaptor subunit, whose translation MDKLKNIFQNNAVKYGAILLIGLLLGWLIFGGSGTHEHNGEPAPTEEKATLWTCSMHPQIKMDKPGKCPLCAMDLIPLKSGDSGDETVDDNAIQMSKQAMALANIQTTIVGRKDPIKDIELYGTIQVDERLQQSQTSHVNGRIEKLYINFTGEAVKQGQLIATIYSPDLLTAQQELLEAEKLKDFQPLLVDAAKQKLRLWKMSEGQINKVLTSGNVSPYVSIHANTSGIVVAKNVNQGDYINQGTVLFSISNLSKIWAVFDAYENDLPFLKEGADLEYTLQSIPGKVYKGKIAFINPIIDATSRTAKVRVETDNSDQNLKPEMYASARIKAPMKAYNNEMVIPKSAVLWTGKRSIIYVKQPNTTTPAFMMREIELGPSLGENYVVMSGLQDGEEIVTNGVFTIDASAQLEGKRSMMNNEDSTATAGHTDHSTTNKHSEEVMFKVLGNCTLCQERIETAAKSVAGVQIATWDVNTKLLHLTIDSSKTDKTKVSKAVAGVGHDTEIHKASHDAYAGLHSCCQYTR comes from the coding sequence ATGGATAAGTTGAAAAATATATTTCAAAATAACGCTGTAAAGTACGGTGCTATTTTACTAATCGGACTATTATTAGGATGGTTGATATTTGGTGGCTCTGGAACACACGAACACAATGGAGAGCCTGCTCCTACTGAAGAAAAAGCAACTCTGTGGACCTGTTCTATGCATCCACAAATCAAGATGGACAAACCCGGTAAATGTCCTCTTTGTGCAATGGATTTAATTCCTCTTAAATCTGGTGATAGTGGAGATGAAACGGTAGATGACAATGCAATACAAATGTCAAAACAAGCTATGGCATTAGCAAATATTCAAACTACCATAGTAGGCAGAAAAGACCCTATAAAGGATATTGAACTATACGGAACAATTCAAGTTGACGAACGATTACAACAATCGCAAACCTCTCACGTAAACGGGCGTATTGAAAAGTTATATATCAACTTTACAGGGGAAGCTGTAAAACAAGGCCAATTGATTGCCACTATTTACTCCCCTGACCTATTGACAGCGCAACAAGAATTATTAGAAGCTGAGAAGTTGAAAGACTTTCAACCCCTATTAGTAGATGCGGCAAAACAAAAACTGCGCTTGTGGAAAATGTCTGAAGGGCAAATCAACAAAGTCCTTACTTCTGGAAATGTTTCTCCTTATGTAAGCATTCACGCTAATACAAGTGGAATTGTTGTTGCTAAAAATGTCAACCAAGGTGACTACATCAATCAAGGTACTGTGTTATTTAGCATTTCTAATCTATCTAAAATTTGGGCTGTATTTGATGCTTATGAAAATGACTTGCCTTTCTTGAAAGAAGGGGCTGACTTAGAATATACATTACAGAGTATCCCTGGCAAAGTGTACAAAGGAAAAATAGCATTTATCAATCCAATTATAGATGCAACATCAAGAACAGCTAAAGTGCGTGTAGAAACAGACAATAGCGATCAAAACCTGAAACCAGAGATGTACGCGAGTGCACGTATTAAAGCTCCGATGAAGGCATACAACAATGAAATGGTAATTCCGAAATCAGCTGTATTATGGACTGGAAAGCGTTCGATCATCTATGTAAAACAACCCAATACAACTACCCCAGCATTTATGATGCGCGAGATAGAGCTTGGACCTTCATTAGGTGAAAACTACGTGGTTATGTCTGGCTTACAAGATGGAGAGGAAATTGTAACCAATGGCGTTTTTACCATTGATGCGAGTGCGCAATTAGAGGGAAAACGAAGTATGATGAACAATGAGGACAGCACTGCAACCGCTGGTCACACTGATCATAGTACAACTAATAAGCACAGTGAAGAAGTAATGTTTAAAGTCTTAGGAAATTGTACACTTTGTCAAGAACGCATTGAAACCGCTGCAAAATCAGTAGCAGGAGTTCAAATTGCAACGTGGGATGTAAACACAAAATTATT